One segment of Neobacillus endophyticus DNA contains the following:
- a CDS encoding alpha/beta hydrolase, which yields MEQETFTFQTDDGYEIFACKWTNGAEEKPRVIVQLAHGMAEHIKRYDHFAQKLVSESIFVYGNDHRGHGETGKRNNRIGYFADVQGFEKVVHDMAVLTSKIELDFPSVPIILFGHSMGSFLSRRYIQLFGERLSGVILSGTGGDPGIMGKIGRMIAAREMKKKGRTTPSPLLNSLTFGNYNKAFHPARTEFDWLSRDENEVDKYIEDPDCGGIFTSGFFYDLLEGLETINKPENISLIPAKLPIWLISGSLDPVGNNTKGVLKTYQAFKKAGIIDVSYQFYENARHELLNEMNKENVEADIIHWIKDRVTT from the coding sequence GTGGAACAAGAAACGTTTACATTTCAAACCGATGATGGATATGAAATCTTCGCCTGTAAGTGGACAAATGGTGCCGAAGAAAAACCCCGGGTAATTGTACAACTTGCTCATGGTATGGCTGAGCACATTAAAAGATACGACCATTTTGCGCAAAAATTAGTTTCAGAGAGTATATTTGTTTATGGCAATGATCATCGCGGCCATGGCGAGACGGGAAAAAGAAATAATCGTATCGGTTATTTTGCAGATGTCCAGGGATTTGAAAAAGTTGTTCATGATATGGCAGTTCTTACGAGTAAGATTGAATTGGATTTTCCTAGTGTACCGATCATATTATTTGGGCATAGTATGGGTTCATTTTTATCAAGACGTTACATTCAGCTTTTTGGGGAACGTCTTTCGGGTGTTATTTTGAGTGGAACTGGCGGAGACCCTGGTATTATGGGGAAAATAGGAAGAATGATTGCTGCAAGGGAAATGAAGAAGAAGGGGAGGACGACACCGAGTCCTTTGCTTAATAGCTTGACTTTTGGTAATTACAACAAAGCATTCCACCCGGCAAGGACAGAATTTGATTGGTTAAGCAGAGATGAGAACGAAGTAGATAAATACATTGAAGATCCTGATTGCGGGGGAATTTTTACTTCTGGCTTTTTTTACGATTTATTGGAAGGCCTTGAAACCATCAATAAACCAGAGAATATTAGTTTAATTCCTGCGAAATTGCCTATCTGGCTTATTTCCGGCAGCCTGGATCCAGTTGGAAATAACACTAAAGGAGTATTAAAAACCTATCAGGCGTTTAAAAAAGCTGGAATTATAGATGTCAGTTATCAGTTTTATGAAAATGCCCGCCATGAATTACTGAATGAAATGAATAAGGAGAATGTGGAAGCCGATATAATTCATTGGATAAAAGATCGTGTAACAACATAG
- the queG gene encoding tRNA epoxyqueuosine(34) reductase QueG: MDIHQLKQEVISYSKEIGIDKIGFTTADPFTELKNRLIRQQELGYQSGFEEPDIDKRVTPSLLLEEPSSIIAIAIAYPSKMTNRVESKKGERRGIFSRASWGLDYHHALKERLNKLESFILSKVPEARLKSMVDTGELSDRAVAERAGIGWSGKNCAIITPEFGSYVYLGEMLTSIPFEPDEPIEDQCGSCTKCLEACPTGALVQGGQINAQHCISFLTQTKDLIPEEFRDKIGNRIYGCDSCQTACPHNKGKDFHYHNELEPESEIAKPLLKPILKLSNREFKTRFGTVSGAWRGKKPIQRNAMIALAHFKDETAIPDLIEILENEASPVARGTAAWSLGKIGGETALAALQKAKEREKVPEVLAEIDKGLNF, encoded by the coding sequence TTGGACATTCATCAATTAAAACAAGAAGTGATATCGTACAGCAAAGAAATTGGCATTGATAAAATAGGTTTTACAACTGCTGATCCATTCACTGAACTAAAGAACCGCTTAATCCGACAGCAGGAGCTGGGATATCAATCGGGCTTTGAAGAGCCGGATATTGACAAACGAGTCACACCTTCATTGCTGCTGGAAGAGCCGAGCTCTATTATTGCGATTGCAATAGCCTATCCTTCCAAAATGACAAACCGTGTGGAAAGCAAAAAAGGGGAGCGCAGAGGCATTTTTAGCAGGGCCTCTTGGGGTTTGGATTATCATCATGCATTAAAAGAAAGGCTTAACAAGCTTGAATCGTTTATTTTATCAAAGGTGCCGGAAGCCCGTTTAAAATCAATGGTAGACACTGGAGAGCTGTCCGACCGAGCTGTAGCGGAAAGGGCCGGAATTGGCTGGAGCGGGAAAAATTGTGCCATCATTACGCCTGAATTCGGCTCTTATGTTTACCTGGGCGAAATGCTTACAAGCATTCCATTTGAGCCGGACGAGCCTATAGAAGATCAATGCGGCAGCTGTACAAAGTGCCTGGAAGCCTGCCCAACCGGTGCACTTGTGCAGGGCGGCCAAATTAATGCACAGCATTGTATTTCTTTTTTAACCCAGACGAAAGATTTGATTCCGGAAGAATTCCGAGATAAAATCGGCAACCGAATCTATGGCTGTGATTCCTGTCAGACGGCATGCCCTCACAATAAAGGGAAAGATTTTCATTATCATAATGAGCTTGAGCCTGAATCGGAAATCGCTAAACCATTATTAAAGCCCATTTTAAAATTGAGCAATCGGGAATTTAAAACCCGTTTTGGAACAGTGTCCGGAGCATGGCGGGGTAAAAAACCAATTCAGCGAAATGCAATGATTGCATTGGCTCATTTTAAAGATGAAACAGCCATTCCCGACTTGATTGAGATTTTGGAGAATGAAGCCAGCCCAGTTGCAAGAGGTACTGCTGCATGGTCACTTGGGAAAATAGGCGGTGAAACAGCCTTGGCTGCCTTACAGAAGGCAAAGGAAAGGGAAAAAGTTCCCGAAGTGTTAGCCGAAATTGACAAGGGTTTAAATTTTTAA